A region of the Gemmatimonadaceae bacterium genome:
GGCTGCAGGCGATGGCCCGCTCCATCTCGGCCTTCAAGTTCGCCACGCGCTCCACGCTGCCCATGGAGAACATGGACGAGCACGTGGCCAACTACCTCAAGTACCGGCGGAAGCACTTCAAGGTACTGATCACGCAGTCGATGAGCATGATCGTCTTCAAGACGCTGCTCACCGGCGCGCTGCTGATCCTCGGCACAACGCTGGTGGTGGGCCGCTCACTCACGCTGGGCCAGTTCGTGGCGGCGGAGCTGGTGATCGTGACCGTGCTCGCCGGCGTGGAGAAGCTGGTGCGGTCGCTGGCCACGATCTACGACGTGCTCACCTCGGTGGACAAGGTCGGCCACGTGATGGACCTGCCGGTAGAGGAGATCCACGGACTGCAGATCGCCGCGTCCACGGCCGGACTGGCGATCCAGGCCCGCGGGCTGACGTTCACGTACCCCGACCAGTCGTCGCCCACGCTCTCGGACATCAACCTCGACATCCGGCCCGGCGAGCGGATCGCCGTCACCGGCGTGGACGGCAGCGGGCAGACCACGCTGCTGCGTCTGCTCGGGGCGCTGCACGACCGCTTCGACGGCACGCTCACCTATGACGGCGTGACGCTGCGCAGCATGAACCGCGCGGCGCTCCGGGAGCAGATCGGCCAGGTGCTCTCCACCACCGACCTGTTCGACGGCACCATCGAGGAGAACATCAGCGTCGGCCGGCGCTTCGTGGACCGCGCCGCCGTGCTGAAGGCGCTGCGCGACGTGGACGTGGACGAGGTGGTGCAGGGCATGCCGAATGGCGTGCAGACGCGCATCACCAACGGCGGCACCAACCTCTCGGCCGCGGTGGCGAGCAAGCTGCTGGTGGCACAGGGCATCGTCGGTGCGCCGCGGCTGCTGCTGCTGGACGACTTCTTCCAGAACCTGGACGAGGAGTACCGCACGCGCCTGATCCGGCTGCTCACCGACCGGGCGGTGCCGCACACGGTGGTGGCGGTCTCGCACGACCCGGAGTTCCTGGTGGCGTGTGACCTGATCCTGGTGATGGAGGGCGGGCGCATCCGCGAACAGGGCACGTGGGCGGAGCTGGGGCACACGCTCGGCCGGACACAGGCGCAGGGGTTCCCTGCGCAGGGGCGCTGAGCATGGCCACCACACCATCCCGCCGCGCCGCGCCGGCCGAGGTGCCGCGCGACATCCTCAGCGACCACGAGCACCTCGAGTCGGCGAAGCTCCTCGTCACGCCCGCGTCGCACCGGCTCTTCTACCGCATCGTGATCGGCACGCTCGTCGTGTTCGTCGCGTCGATGTTCCTGCCCTGGCAGCAGTTCGTCGAGGGCAAGGGTGAGGTCACGGCCTTCTCGCCGGCGGATCGCCCGCAGGTGGTGCCGTCGACCATCGGGGGACGGATCGTCGAGTGGTACGTGCAGGAGGGGCAGGTGGTGAAGGCGGGGGACCCGCTGCTGCGCATCACCGAGGTGAAGGACGACTACCTCGACCCGCAGACCATCGACCGCTACAACGAGCAGCTCACCGGCAAGTCGTCGGCCGTGACGTCGAAGCGGGAGAAGGTGCGCCAGCTCGAGCTGCAGATCGGGCTGCTGGAGCGGAACCTGCGCCTGGGTGAGCAGAAGGCGCGCACCAAGGTGGCGCAGTACGAGGCCGACGTGCGGGCCGCGGTGATCGACTCCGCCACTGCGCTGGCCCAGTGGCAGCGCCAGCAGGCCCTGCTCGACCAGGAGCTGGTGCGCCTCACCGACGTGGAGAACGCGCGCGTCAAGTACCAGAACGCGGTGGCGAAGCTGCAGGAGAAGCGCCAGGCGCTGCAGGCCGCGCAGATCGAGCTGGATGGCGTGGCAGTGGACTATGGCGAGAAGATCGCGAAGGCGCGCTCCGAGGCCGCCGCGACGATGGCCGAGGTGGGCGAGGGCTCGGCGGACGTGGCGAAACTGCGGCAGAACGTGCGCAACCTCGAGATCCGCAACGGGTTCTACGTGGTCCGCGCGCCGCAGGCCGGCACCATCGTGCGCGCCGCGCGCGCGGGCATCGGCGAGCAGCTGAAGGAAGGGGAGACGGTGGTGACGATCATGCCGGCGGCGGCGCAGCAGGCGGTGGCGCTGCTGGTGAAGCCGATGGACGTGCCGCTGCTCAGCGTGGGCCGCAAGGTGCGCCTGCAGTTCGATGGCTGGCCGGCGCTGCAGTTCGCCGGCTGGCCGAGCGTGAGCGTGGGCACCTTTGGCGGCACGGTGGCGGTGATCGACCGGGTGCCCGATGCCGCCGGCCAGTTCCGCGTGCTGGTGGTGCCCGATTCCACCGAGGAGGCCTGGCCGCGGCAGCTCCGACTGGGCTCGGGGGTGCTGGGCTGGGCGATGCTCGACCAGGTGCGGGTGGGCTTCGAACTGTGGCGTCGTGTGAACGGGTTCCCGCCGTCGCTGCGCCAGCCGAGCGACGATGCGTTCGGCGGTGCGAAATCGGGGACGAAGTGACAGCACTGCGGCGCGCCGTGACGTTGCTGGCCTGCGCGTCGGTGGTGGCCGGCGCGCAGCCGGCGCCGCGGCGCGGGTTGCCGGTGGTGACCGACAGTGTGCGCATGCTCGCCGGCACGCCGCTGACGTTCGATGCCTTCTTCGACGCCGTGCGCCGCAACCATCCGGTCGTGCGCCAGGCGCGCCTGATCGCGGAGGGGGCGAGCGCCGACGTGACGGCGGCCTTCGGCAGCTTCGAGCCGAAGGTCGAGGCGTCGTGGCAGGCGAAGCGG
Encoded here:
- a CDS encoding ATP-binding cassette domain-containing protein → MPFVISRAVNELVARTLALEIEPRRWDPGFIGTPPRVATVSELANAIEAIGKQGELSYLRRTLGRAEFEQLVRDGAVPVVLLPERGEDALEALVVVASTGRALTIVPVTARGAGAESTLSLESAWARLSSRVVAALVPVRLTPVLSDRGDGLIHDTPHEHLTPFQRLRQLLHSERRDIELIYLYAVLVGLFSLTVPLAVQGLTQLVQGGLVLQPVVLLIIFAIVGTLVTGAIQLLQESVVENIQQRIFARLAFEFAYLVPRVRFEAAQKANLPLQMNRFFEAVLIQKALAKLLLDVPTATLQVLFGVGLLSFYNPSFIIFAVVLILGVYVIFRLTFPRGLETSIMESKFKYNVLEWLQAMARSISAFKFATRSTLPMENMDEHVANYLKYRRKHFKVLITQSMSMIVFKTLLTGALLILGTTLVVGRSLTLGQFVAAELVIVTVLAGVEKLVRSLATIYDVLTSVDKVGHVMDLPVEEIHGLQIAASTAGLAIQARGLTFTYPDQSSPTLSDINLDIRPGERIAVTGVDGSGQTTLLRLLGALHDRFDGTLTYDGVTLRSMNRAALREQIGQVLSTTDLFDGTIEENISVGRRFVDRAAVLKALRDVDVDEVVQGMPNGVQTRITNGGTNLSAAVASKLLVAQGIVGAPRLLLLDDFFQNLDEEYRTRLIRLLTDRAVPHTVVAVSHDPEFLVACDLILVMEGGRIREQGTWAELGHTLGRTQAQGFPAQGR
- a CDS encoding HlyD family efflux transporter periplasmic adaptor subunit, producing the protein MATTPSRRAAPAEVPRDILSDHEHLESAKLLVTPASHRLFYRIVIGTLVVFVASMFLPWQQFVEGKGEVTAFSPADRPQVVPSTIGGRIVEWYVQEGQVVKAGDPLLRITEVKDDYLDPQTIDRYNEQLTGKSSAVTSKREKVRQLELQIGLLERNLRLGEQKARTKVAQYEADVRAAVIDSATALAQWQRQQALLDQELVRLTDVENARVKYQNAVAKLQEKRQALQAAQIELDGVAVDYGEKIAKARSEAAATMAEVGEGSADVAKLRQNVRNLEIRNGFYVVRAPQAGTIVRAARAGIGEQLKEGETVVTIMPAAAQQAVALLVKPMDVPLLSVGRKVRLQFDGWPALQFAGWPSVSVGTFGGTVAVIDRVPDAAGQFRVLVVPDSTEEAWPRQLRLGSGVLGWAMLDQVRVGFELWRRVNGFPPSLRQPSDDAFGGAKSGTK